Within the Bradyrhizobium ottawaense genome, the region ATACCCGTCGGGTACCGGCGCCCAGGATATCGCAGCATTTCTTTATGAGCTTCCGGAAGGTTATGACCGGCCAATCATAAAAACGTGATTGTTGCATAATGCACGGCCAGACGCTTGCTGCATGCTAGACTAGATCCGTTCTACCCGCGACTTGCCCTGCAGCGAGCTGGTCGGACGGGAGCGCTGTCGGTTGCAAGAATCTCAAGGCTGCTACGAAGCAGCGCAAACGACAACAAACAGGCGGAGCATCGGCAATGGCGAAAGCCACGCAAGCTTCGAAGCCGTTAGTGACGAGCAGTCAACCTTGGCTTCATCAGAGCGGGCAGGAAATCCAGGCATTCGGAATAGTTTAGGGCTTTCCTAACGAGGTACGCATGAATTTGTGCGAAAGGCTAAACCAGCTGTTGGCGGATGCAGCGCATTGGCCTCGTTCAATGGACGTTCGCAGTGGCAGAGTTCAGTCGGTCCGCGGCTGAGATCGCATCCAGGACAGCCAGTTTTTGCGCCGATGCACGGAAGATTACGAAGAACTGCATTCGCCTTGCAGTTCACAGGGAGACGCGCGGAGCGCAAGCTGAAAATTGCCTCAAGCTTTGATATCACTTGCGCTTTCAGCGGCAATAAGATGCGTGACTATCGTCTCGGCCTTGAGGAAACGCAGCACGTGTGACTGCAGCACGCGATCTGCATTTGTCACGCGCTTGTGCTGACGGAGGTGCTCCAGCCATGAATCGAGCAAGAAGGTTTCCAAAAACCGGCTCTCGTCGGCGGTGTCCTGGAAGACGCCCCACGCATAGGCGCCATCACGTTTGCGCTCATGCGAGACCGCTTCGAGGGCTATAAGAAACGCATCGCGGCTGGCGGGGTCGATACGGTACTCGACGGTTACCATGACTGGGCCAGCGTCGTTTTCGACTGCGTTCGTTACGATGGGTTCGGGCCAGTGCATGGACGGCGATAGATCAATGCCTGCGCCGGTCTGCAATTTCCATCGCCGCGTCAGCGGTATCGCCAGAAGTGTGCCTGCGGCTGCGATGAAATGCGTAATGGGTAGTCCCGCGAGGCCGGCCAGCTCCCCCCACAGCACACTGCCCACAGTCATCGATCCGAAAAAGGCCATCACATACATCGCAAGTCCACGACCGCGAACCCAGTCCGGCAAGGCAATCTGGGCTGACATATTAAGAGTTGCGACAACAACAATCCATGACATCCCCGCGATCAGGCTTGCGCAAACGGCCATGATGGGTTCGCGGGCAAATCCAAGCAGAACCAGCGTGATTGCGGTGCCAATTTCGCCCAACGTCACCAGCCCGTTGGTGCCGAATTTTGCCTTCAGACGCGACAACATGAATGCACAACCCACTGCGCCACATCCGATTGCGGCCAGCAGGCCGCCGTAAAGTTCGGGACCGCCGGCGATCTGGTTGCGCGCCACTAGTGGAAGAAGCGCCCAGTACGCGCTGGCGAACAGGAAAAAGCCCACGGCACGCAGGAGAGTGGCCCGCAGACGCCGGTTGTTCAGGGAATAACGGATGCCAGTCCGGATGGCACTCTTGAAACGTTCCGCGGGAAGTGTGCGTAGGTGGCGATGAGAAGTCCGCCACCACAGAAATACGGCGATCACACCGACGTTGCTGAATGCATCGAGCCAGAACGGCGCGGCGACACCAAATCCTGCGATAATTACGCCTGCCAGCGCCGGACCTACGGCACGGCTAATATTGACGCCAACGCTATTGGCAGCGACAGCGGCCGACAGATCTTCCTTGGGCACAAGTTGCGGCACGATGGATTGCCAGGCGGGCGCCTCAAGGGCGGAGAGCGTGCTGCTGACGAACACGAACAGCAGCAACGTCCATGCGGTGACGAGATGGGTAGAGACCAGTACCGCGAACACCACGGAGACCAGAGTGACGAGAACCTCGAGAGCGAGAATGAAGCGGCGCTTGTCAATGATGTCGGCGAGCGCGCCCGCCGGCAGTGCGAACAGGAACATCGGAAAGCTCGCCGCCGCCTGTACAAGAGATACCATCAAGGGATCGGAATCGATACTGGTCATCAACCAGCCGGCGGCGGCATTGTACATCCAGCCGCCGATGTTGGCGACGACGGTGGCCGCCCAGAGCAGTCTGAAGACGCGTCCGCGAAACGGGCTCCAAATTGATGCCGGAGCCACGTTTTGCGGGGGCGGTTCCTTTTTCTTCCCCGATTTCACCGCGCTCTCCATAACGATACACGGCTGGACCATAGTAGCATCGAGATGACGATTTGCCACCATTTGCCGCAAATTGATTAGGATGGCCGTCGCGGCCTGCATGAGATCCTTGTCGAGTCAGATTGATCCGCAGGGCTATCATGCACGCAAAATGTAAACAGCGAGTTCGCACCTGTGGCGAGCAGCTGCATAAGTAACGGCTCACGTCGCGTTGAGGAGGGTGCGTACCAGCGGAATGACGATTTTGCCGTAAAGTTCAATGCTGCGCATGAGCTTCTCGTGGGGAAGCGGTCCCGCGCTGTACTTCAGGTCGAAACGCGACAGTCCCAGAGCCTTCGCAGTGGTCGCAATCTTGCGTGCCACCGTCTCCGGTGAGCCCACATAAAGCGAGCCTTCATCGGCCTCCTGATCAAATTCTGCTCGTGTCATCGGAGGCCAACCGCGTTCGGCGCCGATCCGGTCGCGCATTTGCTTGTAATCCGGCCAAAGCTCCTCGCGGGCCCGGCCATCGGTATCCGCGATATGGCCGGGCGAATGAGCACCTATCGGCTGCGCCGGCATTTTAAGCTGTTCGAAGGCTCGGTAATAGAGATCGACATATGGCACGAAACGCTTCGGTTCTCCCTACCGAGTATTATTGGACGGGACGGCGTTGTCGAGGTCCTCGAGCCGGATCTGTCGGATCAAGAGCGTCAGAAGCTCGACGAGAGTGCGAATCATCTCAGGCAAGCCTTGGCGCGCCTGCAAAGAACATGATTCCTCCCCTTCAGTCGCTCGCAAATTTCGTCAGGGAGAGGCAGACAGGGTAGCGCCGATTGGTGACGTGAACCTCGAAAATGCGCCTGTACTAATCAGTCCGGAGAGCCGCTATGTCAGATGCTGAACTTGCGCAGATACAAAGGGATATCGATGACCAGTTGGAAGCTATTCGCGTGCAGTGGCTCAGACTTGCGACAGCGGATTTCGAGGCTGTCGAACGAAAGAAGATCCGAAGCCAAATAACGACTGACGAAACTCGTCTCATGACATTGCTTGAAAGTAAGTGGGCGCTCCAAGCCAAACAAAGGTGATTGAATGCACGTGCAACCGCTAAGCGACTTTTCACCTTCGGCGATCACGTAGAAAGAGCGGCTGCAGTGCGAGAGTGGCGCGAAAGATCATGATCAGAGTAATCACTTTCAAATCAAATGCCACGGCGGCAACCAGGCGAAGGTTGCGTTTGCCCCACCATTAAGCAAAGCACTTGCCGCGCTGACCGGCCACGCGTTCGTCGAATGAATGGCTGAATTTGCACATATTGGAGTTCCCAGGAGTGGAGGCCCATGTCCGTAGAAAGTCCGCGCGGAAATTGTCTAGCAGTAACAAACACGTGGACGGTTGTGCGCATTGATAGGGCAAGGGCCGCGCACCTTGGGCTGGCTTTCTTCGGAAATCACTTCCTCTCCAACTTTTGAATTGAGTGAGTGGGGAACACCACAAATGGACAGTCCGTTCCTTCGTACTTCCGGGGGCATCTCGCAAAGGACAGGAGATTTCCGCATGAAGATAATTGATTCGAGGGCGGCTAACGCGGAGATTAAGGCTCGGCATTGTGGTAAGGCAATCACTCGGATCGATGAGGACTGGTCAGTACTTCCGCAGCGGCCGGGACGAAACCGGTGACAGTCACACTTTCAGAAGCCAATCAGGCGATCTCCGGGGCTCTTTCTCGAGCCAGTGCGCTGTCCGCTCGCATCAGCGTCTCGGTGTGCGATCCGTCAGGCCATCTGATTGCGCATCAGCGCATGGATGGAGCGGCTGTCGAATCCTCACAAGGATCGATCGGGAAATCGATAGCTGCGGCCCAGGAGGGCCGCCCCAGTGAAGATTTGACGGAGTTTCATCCCTTTCCGAGAACTGGCCTAGTGACCGCAATGGGAGCACCCAACATCAGACGGCCAGGCGGCCTTCCGATTTGGCGAGGGGGAGAGCTGCAAGGGGCCATCGGCGTAAGTGGCGCATCTACCAACCAGGCCGACGAGGACTGCGCTCGGGCTGGAATAGTTGTTCTCAATATTGAATGAAAGACAGAGGAGGTCAGAGCTGAGCGGACGTCGTCGTATCCGTTCCACTCTGGCATTCGATGGTACGGCGCCTATCCACAGTGTTACTTCAGCATTGGTCGGCAAGCCTCGCTGCCGATCTGTCACTGCGAGTAGGGCCCAGACCGCTGCAGAAATCGCGACGCCGAAAGCGGCGCTGCATCATCAGCGGTGATGTGAGGAGTTACGCTCGGCGCCGGTATCGAGCGTATGCTGGGACGGCTGGGGTCGGCGATGAAGAAGTACCGGGTGACGGTGGTCTGCCTCGACGAGACGTTCAAGCAGCTCTTCGGCGAAGCCGAGAACCGCTGCCGCCCAGCCCGGGTCAGTCGAGCGCTACGATCACGCTTACGTCCGCCACGGCGTGGTAAGCTTGTTCCTCGCCTGCGAGCGGCTCCAGGGCCATGTCGCGTGACGGCGCACCAGCGTCGCGGCGATTGGGCGCGCTTTGTTCGAATTCGGCCGCCGGCCTTTACGATGTCTTTCCGCCCAACGGAGACGAGACGGTTGGCCGACTGGCTCAAGTTCCTCGACACGCCGAAGCATGGCTCGTGCCTCAACGTCGCCGAAATCGAACTGAGCACCTTGGCACGCCAAGCTCTCCGCGCGCGCCGCATCGCCCGGCAGGACACGCTCGAGCACCGCATCGCGCGCTGGGAGGACGAGCGCAATGCCGCCGGCACCGCCGTCGACTGGCAGTTCACAACCGCCGGCTTGGCCGTGGAACCTTTTCGGCGGGGAAGCGTTTCCGGCGAGGAACCGCTTGGATTCCTCGTTCGATGCCCGCGTCACTCTTACTCGGAGGACCCCCTCAATCGATACGCCACCATCGTCACCTGGGCCGTCCTGACGTGCGCGGGTGCCACGGGTGCCTTCGGTCAGGCTGACAGTCGGAAGCCGGACACCGAATGGCGAGGATACAATGGCGGGTACGACGCCACGCGGTTTTCCCCGCTGACGGAGATCGACACGAAGAACGTCGCGTCCCTCCAGGAGGTGGCCCGGTTCCGGCTTCCGGAGACGATGAGCTTCCAGTCGGAGCCTGTCATGATCGGCGACACAATCTACGTAACGACCCGGGAGAATACCTACGCGATCGACGCGCGGACCGGGACGCAGCGCTGGGTGCGACACCACGAGCTCAAGTATCCTGCGAGCCCCGGCCGGCTCGGCCGCGGTGTCGCCTATGCCGACGGCCGGGTATTCAGAGGACTGGTCGATGGGCATGTGCTCGCGCTCGACGCGAAGACCGGCGACGTGATCTGGGACGTGATCGGCGCCGACACCAACGCGGGCGAGTTCTACACGGCTGCACCCGTTGTGTGGGACGGGCGCGTCTACCTCGGCAACGCTGGAAGCGACTACGGCGGGATCGGCCATATTAGGGCGTTCGATGCGAAGACTGGCAAGCGCCTCTGGAGCTTCGACACGGTTCCCTCAACCGGTGACGCCGCGAAGACGTGGCCAGATGATCCGAATCGGGTCAAGGCGGGCGGGGGCACGTACTCCTCCTACGCGCTCGACCCTGAGGCCGGGCTGCTTTACTCGCCGGTCGGAAACCCGGGGCCGGACTTCGTCCGCGACTACCGCAAGGGCGACAATCTCTATACCAGCAGCGTCGTCTTC harbors:
- a CDS encoding MFS transporter; this translates as MQAATAILINLRQMVANRHLDATMVQPCIVMESAVKSGKKKEPPPQNVAPASIWSPFRGRVFRLLWAATVVANIGGWMYNAAAGWLMTSIDSDPLMVSLVQAAASFPMFLFALPAGALADIIDKRRFILALEVLVTLVSVVFAVLVSTHLVTAWTLLLFVFVSSTLSALEAPAWQSIVPQLVPKEDLSAAVAANSVGVNISRAVGPALAGVIIAGFGVAAPFWLDAFSNVGVIAVFLWWRTSHRHLRTLPAERFKSAIRTGIRYSLNNRRLRATLLRAVGFFLFASAYWALLPLVARNQIAGGPELYGGLLAAIGCGAVGCAFMLSRLKAKFGTNGLVTLGEIGTAITLVLLGFAREPIMAVCASLIAGMSWIVVVATLNMSAQIALPDWVRGRGLAMYVMAFFGSMTVGSVLWGELAGLAGLPITHFIAAAGTLLAIPLTRRWKLQTGAGIDLSPSMHWPEPIVTNAVENDAGPVMVTVEYRIDPASRDAFLIALEAVSHERKRDGAYAWGVFQDTADESRFLETFLLDSWLEHLRQHKRVTNADRVLQSHVLRFLKAETIVTHLIAAESASDIKA
- a CDS encoding GlcG/HbpS family heme-binding protein, translated to MTVTLSEANQAISGALSRASALSARISVSVCDPSGHLIAHQRMDGAAVESSQGSIGKSIAAAQEGRPSEDLTEFHPFPRTGLVTAMGAPNIRRPGGLPIWRGGELQGAIGVSGASTNQADEDCARAGIVVLNIE